The Vicia villosa cultivar HV-30 ecotype Madison, WI unplaced genomic scaffold, Vvil1.0 ctg.000326F_1_1, whole genome shotgun sequence genomic sequence TGCTCGCCCCACGCCAGTCACCGGCGTGACTCAAAAAATACATGATCACCCGCCTGAAATTCCAAGTTTTTCCTTcacttgtcatgataactcttctgtctACTTTGAGACGCTTTCATCTTTTCTCGAATTAATTTCACCTTCTCAGTAGTCTCTCaaacaatctcaggtccaagtactacactttctccagattcatgccaacacaaaggagttctacatcttcgaccatacaatgcttcaaaaggtgtcattccaatactagaatggtaactgttattatatGTGAACTAGATCAATGGATGATAAGTATCCCAAGAACCTCCCTGATCAAGAACACATGtcctcaacaaatcctccaacgaCTAAATAgtcctctccgtctgaccatgCGCCTGAGGGTGATACgtcgaactcaacctcaacttagagcCCAACGCTCCTTGCAAACTTTTCCAAAAATCATAAATAAACCTCAGAtttctatccgacacaatacacaaaggaacaccatgcaacttaaCAATTACACTAGTATAAATCTCTGCCAACTTCGATACTGGATAAGtaatgttaataggaataaaatgagccgacttcgtaagcctatcattAATCACCCAAATTGAATCATGTCCTCTTGAAGTATTAGGTAATCCTGTCACAGAGTCCATTGAAATGCTACCCCATTTCCATTATGGAACTTCCAACGGTTGCATCAACCATACaagcttctgatgttcaactttcgacttctgacaagtttaACATGCATACATAAACTGCGCTACATCACGCTTCATCCCAGGAcaccaaaataaatccttcaaatcttggtacattttaGTAGCTCCTAGATGAATACTCAAATTGCTTCTATGACTTTCCTCAAGAATCATCCTTTTCATATCCgcatcatcaggaatacaaattcgATTACAGAATCTCAACACACCgtgcgcatctaacttgaaatcattATTCTCCACCTGATCGATCCCAACCATCGAATCTACCAACTTCACATCTAAGTTTTGAGCTTCTCTGATACTGTCCAAAAAGTCTTTATTAATTTTCAGCATACCCAACATAACACTCTGCGGTGTCACCTACAAACTAAACTCATATCTCCGAACTGCTCAATTAATTttaactccttaaccatcattgccgacatatgcaatGTCTTTCAACTTAAAGCATCATCCATAACATTAGCTTTACCTTGATGATAATTTAAACCGAAATCGTAATCTTTTAACAACTCCATCCatcttcgttgtctcatattcaattccttctgatcaaataagtactttaaactcttatggtcactaaatacttcaaatctcgaaccataaagataatgtctccaaattttcaGCATAAAACAACTACAGCGAGttctaaatcatgcgtaggatagttcttTTCACGAGTTCTCAACTGCCTCGACCCATAAGCAACTACCTTATCATTCTACATAAGCACACatcctaaacccatcttagaagcatcacaatacactacAAAAGATTCTCCCAGATTAGGTAACGTCAAAACCGGagccgacgtcaaccttttcttcacTTCGATAAAACTTTCTTCACATTGAATGTCCCATACAAAAGCTTTACCCTTACAAGTTAACTTAGTCAACAGAAGTgtcaacttagaaaatccttcgatAAACCTTCTATAATAACCGACTTATCCCAAAAAGCTTCtaatctcggtagccgactttGGAGTTTCCCATTGCAACACAACATCTGCTTTAGATGGATCTACAACAATACCATTACCTGAaataacatgaccaagaaaatACACCTCCTTTAGCCAAAAATCACATTTGGACAGCTTCGCAtataacttcttctctttcaaaaccTTTAATATTCCGACTTAGAATACATCAATATGTCATCAATAAACACTACTACAAACCGATCCAAATAATTATGAAAGATATGGTTCATGTATTCCATGGACACTCCCAGGATATtagtaacaccgaaaggcatcaccaaatactcataatgtccatatcgCGTTCTGAAAGTCGTCTTCTAGATATCTTCATCTTTaactttaatctgatggtaacccgacctcaaatcaatcttactaaacacacgagcacccaccaattgatccatcaagtcatctattcttggaagtggatacttgttcttaattgtTACTTTAttcaattgtctataatcaatacaaagtctcatgctcccatctttcttctttactaacaacaccggagctccccacggcgataTACTTGGCCTTACAAACTTCTTTTCAAGTAAATCCTCCAGTTGCATCTTTAATTCTGATAATTCAGATGCaaacatcctgtacggtgccatcgacacaggtctagtaccagATACAAGATCAATGGTAAATTCAACTTCTCTTTTTGGCGGTACAtcaagaatttcatcagggaaaacttcaggaaattcatGCACCACATGCAAGTCATCAATTATAGCTTGGTTCTCCATAGATAACAATGCCATCAATGAGGACACCTGAACTTCTTCTTTCATTAACAACCACAACTGTTTAGCCGTTAACAACTCAACTCCTTCCTCTTCAGGAGTGGAAAACCTCACCGACTTATCATAACAGTTAATATGAACATGGTTATGCTCTAACTAGTTCATACCTAAGATCACATCCAACCCTCTTAATGGTAAACAAACTAAATCAAAAACAAAGTCTCTGTCGAATATCGATAAAGGACACTTTAAGCACACAAGATATGTAGTCACTGATCCCTTAGATGGAAGATCGACGACCATCTCTCCACTCATAGCAGACGATGTAAAATTcaatctttcaacacaatcaACAGCAATAAAGCAATGAGTaacaccagtatcaataatagtgaaTAAAGCAgtactattaatgaaacatgtacctctgatAAGTCCATCCTCATTGCCTATCTAAGTCCCAACCAAGGCGAACACCTTTCCACTGCCTTGTTCCTTCTTTGGTTTATGAAACTGATTGTTAATATGCCCTTCTTCGCCACAATTGAAACATATAACTTCCTTATACTTACAATCAGGAGTTGTATGCCTACTTTTGCCACAACGGAAACACCTTTTCACTTCAGCATTACACACATTACTCTTGTGACCAAGTTTCCCACACTTGAAATAGACGACACTAGCAGGAGCATCTTCCCCACTAGTTCTCTGACCCTGTGCAACTTTATGCTTTCCTTTCCTAGCTGGAGCATCATAAGGCTTGCCATGATTATGTTGGTTCTTACCCCGCCTCTCATTGACAATCTTATAATGAGCATTATTATCTTCCTCATAAATCCGACAACTATCAACCAAATCATCAAACACACAGATCTTCTGGTATCCAACTGCTTTCTTGATCTCAGAGCGTAAcacattctcaaacttgatgcactttgaaaaTTCAGCAGTCGCCTCGCTATAATGTGGATAGaacttggccagctcaacaaacttcgCAGCATACTCAGTAATCAACTTATTCTCCTGCTTCAGCTCAAGGAATTCGATTTCCTTctttccccgaacatcttcaggataatGCTTCCTCATGAACTCCCAACGAAACACGGCCCAAGTGATCTCTTCACCAGCAGTCTCTAATCTCTGACGAGTCTCTAGCCACAAGTCATCAGCCtcgactgctagcatatgagttcCATATCGAACCTTCTGCGTTtgagtgcaatccatcacacagaagattctctcaatctccttcaacc encodes the following:
- the LOC131626848 gene encoding uncharacterized protein LOC131626848, which translates into the protein MAGRNDVAIAASLEAMAHAMANQLNADKNAGSRSLATFQRENLPTFKGMYDPDSALTWLKEIERIFCVMDCTQTQKVRYGTHMLAVEADDLWLETRQRLETAGEEITWAVFRWEFMRKHYPEDVRGKKEIEFLELKQENKLITEYAAKFVELAKFYPHYSEATAEFSKCIKFENVLRSEIKKAVGYQKICVFDDLVDSCRIYEEDNNAHYKIVNERRGKNQHNHGKPYDAPARKGKHKVAQGQRTSGEDAPASVVYFKCGKLGHKSNVCNAEVKRCFRCGKSRHTTPDCKYKEVICFNCGEEGHINNQFHKPKKEQGSGKVFALVGT